The proteins below come from a single Sorghum bicolor cultivar BTx623 chromosome 4, Sorghum_bicolor_NCBIv3, whole genome shotgun sequence genomic window:
- the LOC8071781 gene encoding uncharacterized protein LOC8071781 produces MEWTTVETGDGAKLSVRLFKPPASGAEPEPEPGEDVAVVLVHPYTILGGVQGLLRGMAEGVARRGYTAVTFDMRGAGRSTGRASLTGSTEVGDVVAVCRWVAENIKPRGILLVGSSAGAPIAGSAVDKVDEVIGYVSIGYPFGLMASVLFGRHHDAILKSVKPKLFIMGTKDGFTSVKQLQNKLKSAAGRVDTHLIEGAGHFQMEGPAFDAQMVEIIVKFINSLPK; encoded by the exons atgGAGTGGACGACGGTGGAGACGGGGGACGGCGCGAAGCTGAGCGTGCGGCTGTTCAAGCCTCCCGCGTCCGgggcggagccggagccggagccgggaGAGGACGTGGCGGTGGTGCTGGTGCACCCCTACACCATCCTCGGCGGCGTGCAGGGCCTGCTGCGCGGGATGGCGGAGGGCGTCGCTCGGCGCGGGTACACCGCCGTCACCTTCGACATGCGCGGCGCCGGCCGGTCCACGGGGCGGGCGTCGCTCACGGGCTCCACCGAGGTCGGGGACGTCGTCGCCGTCTGCCGATGGGTCGCAGAGAACATCAAACCGCGCGGCATCCTCCTCGTCGGATCCTCGGCTG GGGCACCAATTGCTGGATCTGCAGTTGATAAAGTGGATGAGGTGATTGGTTACGTTAGCATCGGGTACCCATTTGGTCTGATGGCCTCAGTCCTATTCGGAAGGCATCATGATGCTATACTCAAGTCTGTAAAACCAAAGCTTTTCATCATGGGGACCAAAGATGGCTTCACCAGTGTGAAACAATTGCAAAACAAGCTCAAATCTGCAGCTGGACGGGTTGATACACACTTGATTGAAGGAGCTGGGCACTTCCAGATGGAGGGTCCTGCTTTTGATGCCCAGATGGTAGAAATTATTGTTAAATTCATTAATTCCTTGCCAAAATAG